A window of the Candidatus Bathyarchaeia archaeon genome harbors these coding sequences:
- a CDS encoding ABC transporter permease, with product MSPLISEDTRKIYSRRIRGFWDEFSHNRIGFVGLLLLAGYIIMAVFSPWLTPYDPLSSTRVAESYAMPSFMQALPQYQDHPYTMEITPSWNITGGESPPEIHTAGGKNVETQISIPARNARAIEVTASTTFEYPHDVPPMRFVSSFAWSVQNLSNVWWSAELILTNELNGSSTRIWFEPYTDQNINLGVEGDSNDYWLLKKIGYIEVGATNLAHIIFSNPTKSLYRLTFRVAMRPAEDSESMKADVSLTRFKFFIPGLIHGILGADYLGTDVFSQLVYGSRISLVIGLMAAAISTSIGVIVGTVAGYLGGAVDEVTMRIVDVLLCLPGLPLLLTLVRLFGKNIFYIVLFIAIFGWLGLARVIRSQVLYLRETTFVESAFASGASKPYIMARHLVPNIFPVALASLVLSVPGAVLAEAALSFLGFGDPRVPTWGKMLNYAFGHGAFENGAWWWFVPPGIAITMLSLTFVFMGFAIDEIVNPRLRRRR from the coding sequence GTGTCACCTTTGATTTCAGAAGATACACGAAAGATATATTCGCGTCGAATAAGGGGATTCTGGGATGAATTCAGCCACAACAGAATCGGTTTCGTAGGGCTGCTGCTTCTCGCCGGATACATTATAATGGCAGTCTTTTCTCCATGGCTGACACCATACGATCCGCTATCATCAACCCGTGTCGCTGAAAGCTATGCGATGCCAAGCTTCATGCAAGCCCTTCCACAATACCAAGATCACCCCTACACCATGGAAATCACCCCCTCCTGGAACATCACAGGAGGCGAGAGCCCACCCGAAATTCACACAGCTGGCGGAAAAAACGTGGAGACACAGATTAGCATACCCGCAAGAAATGCGAGAGCAATAGAAGTCACTGCCTCCACAACCTTCGAGTACCCGCACGATGTGCCTCCAATGAGATTCGTTTCCTCATTCGCTTGGAGCGTTCAGAATCTTTCAAATGTGTGGTGGTCAGCCGAACTCATATTGACGAACGAACTTAATGGCTCCTCCACCCGAATCTGGTTCGAACCGTATACGGATCAGAACATCAATCTAGGCGTGGAAGGCGACTCAAATGACTATTGGTTACTCAAGAAAATAGGGTACATAGAAGTTGGAGCTACAAACCTCGCGCACATAATCTTCTCAAACCCAACGAAAAGTCTCTACCGCCTTACCTTCCGCGTAGCCATGAGACCTGCCGAAGACTCTGAATCAATGAAGGCTGATGTAAGTCTCACAAGATTCAAGTTCTTCATCCCAGGGCTCATTCATGGCATATTAGGTGCAGACTATCTTGGCACAGACGTTTTTTCACAGCTCGTCTACGGATCGCGAATATCACTGGTTATTGGGCTAATGGCGGCAGCCATTTCGACATCCATCGGCGTCATTGTTGGCACAGTGGCAGGATATTTGGGGGGAGCAGTTGACGAAGTTACCATGCGAATCGTGGACGTATTGCTCTGCCTTCCAGGACTCCCATTACTTCTAACCCTAGTTAGACTGTTTGGGAAAAACATCTTCTACATCGTTCTCTTCATAGCAATCTTCGGCTGGCTCGGCTTGGCTAGAGTAATTAGGTCACAAGTTCTTTACCTCCGAGAGACAACTTTTGTAGAATCCGCTTTCGCTTCGGGAGCAAGCAAACCCTATATTATGGCTCGACATCTTGTCCCCAACATCTTTCCAGTAGCCCTAGCTTCACTAGTGCTAAGCGTTCCAGGAGCGGTACTCGCAGAAGCCGCGCTGAGCTTCCTTGGATTCGGCGATCCGCGAGTCCCCACATGGGGAAAAATGCTGAACTACGCATTCGGACACGGCGCATTCGAAAACGGCGCCTGGTGGTGGTTTGTGCCGCCGGGAATTGCCATTACTATGTTGAGCTTGACATTCGTGTTCATGGGATTCGCAATTGACGAAATCGTGAACCCGCGACTTAGAAGGAGACGTTAG
- a CDS encoding ABC transporter permease has product MRGYLLKRVAIGLVTLYIIATLTFVIFQVVYAGDPTRTIIDPNFTKEQKDQLFLQYGLNETLTTRYGLYIQSVFTWNFGFSFKTREPINEGLALRLPNTLLLLGTVLIGSILLGTPVGILAGSRRGSKTDMVSMAAGLFADGVPTFFIQMIFLLFFSYFFVMWFGIQVFPPRGMVSVPAPTESLALMADIAWHMTMPALTLILAGFGGYALYVRNLMIDALTQDYVLTARAKGLSERTVLYRHAFRSVLPPIATMITLAIPGLVTGAIITEYIFTWPGIGSWYISALQADDYPVVQAVLFIYAVLTIICNLAADILYGILDPRIRVGFRR; this is encoded by the coding sequence TTGAGAGGTTATCTGCTAAAAAGAGTTGCAATTGGACTAGTTACACTTTACATCATCGCAACACTCACTTTCGTAATATTCCAAGTCGTCTACGCAGGAGACCCAACCAGAACCATCATTGATCCAAACTTCACAAAAGAACAAAAAGACCAACTGTTTCTCCAATACGGACTGAATGAGACTCTAACGACCCGGTACGGTCTATACATTCAGAGCGTATTCACCTGGAACTTCGGCTTCTCATTCAAAACAAGAGAACCCATAAACGAAGGCCTCGCCCTACGACTGCCAAACACGCTTCTACTTCTGGGAACAGTGCTAATAGGCTCGATTCTGCTAGGCACACCCGTGGGAATACTCGCAGGATCCAGAAGAGGATCCAAAACGGACATGGTCTCAATGGCAGCCGGACTCTTTGCAGACGGAGTGCCGACATTCTTCATCCAAATGATATTTTTACTCTTCTTTTCCTACTTCTTCGTGATGTGGTTCGGCATCCAAGTGTTCCCACCTCGTGGAATGGTCAGCGTTCCAGCTCCCACTGAATCTTTAGCTCTCATGGCAGACATTGCATGGCACATGACAATGCCCGCATTAACACTCATATTAGCAGGCTTCGGAGGATACGCACTGTACGTCAGAAACCTGATGATAGACGCTCTCACACAAGATTATGTGCTCACAGCACGAGCCAAAGGACTAAGTGAACGAACAGTTCTCTACCGACATGCTTTCAGAAGCGTGCTGCCACCCATCGCCACAATGATCACTCTCGCCATACCAGGCTTAGTGACCGGAGCAATCATAACCGAGTACATATTCACGTGGCCAGGAATCGGATCTTGGTATATAAGTGCTCTCCAAGCAGATGATTATCCAGTTGTCCAAGCAGTGCTCTTCATATACGCTGTGCTTACCATCATCTGCAACCTTGCCGCAGACATACTGTACGGAATATTGGACCCGAGAATACGCGTTGGATTCAGAAGATAA
- a CDS encoding ABC transporter substrate-binding protein yields MDNSMLKRVCLTVICISMLAAMFSISPAFAQQRGPKLDLYRLKVTRSPAAQLIEMTTGASEAWDGLIRPTDIEEMDRQGKVISSRGGFHYCRIILNYRVHPLDDANFRHALFHLVPKDRIIGNLFKYIVVKVDTPVPPAQALWYNPAVDPHAYSPTEAEAILAAAGYQKIGGEWKDTDGSNLPTLRFFVPLEVVAPTSYTIGRMVVEEAQGIGLNNIDLQPTDFATYVDKTFNLWDYEMSWVCHGLGRFPTHLFYQFSSEENYLGSGNPHGIVYPALDAKLSTLLRSLNHADKVIAVREAQVLLMGGSSSSPMPQNVPATDQALPTVPIYSRNYYDIQQPYLRGAVNMFGYGIANGWTMLNIEKTADPNGHGAKTLVWIEDEFPERLNPTWASTVYAWDFMENSFDGLMATNPFTHRDEPWLASNVSGWSYATEPGGMAVTFNIRLNDLHGSPVQWADGDPVQVSDIKFSWDFLKNNTIPAYWGAFRFFKNATIVDADTIVAHMTTTSQWLVYDLAGTAYLLPPQVWTVDPRDGLPWVNTAEITSFDPSALAYPDPDGGGPLRALPNHLFGTGPFILQHSTAFMATNAYGDQTANRNYWLTTADIDAIIEDMFWRSGDTVDNDEVDITDLDLIATWFGQNVPPAPVNADITRAAGGPPDTLVDIDDLATTGKYFGETESVP; encoded by the coding sequence ATGGACAATAGTATGTTGAAGCGAGTATGCTTGACAGTGATTTGCATATCGATGCTCGCAGCAATGTTCTCCATTAGCCCCGCGTTTGCGCAACAGAGAGGTCCAAAACTAGATCTCTATCGACTTAAGGTCACGAGGTCTCCGGCTGCTCAGTTGATTGAGATGACTACGGGTGCCAGTGAAGCGTGGGATGGTCTCATCCGACCCACTGACATTGAAGAGATGGACCGCCAGGGTAAAGTTATCAGTTCTCGTGGTGGCTTCCACTACTGCCGTATCATCTTGAACTACAGGGTGCATCCACTTGACGATGCGAACTTCAGGCACGCCTTGTTCCATTTGGTGCCTAAAGACCGCATCATCGGCAACCTATTCAAGTACATCGTTGTGAAGGTTGACACTCCAGTGCCTCCAGCTCAAGCGTTGTGGTACAACCCCGCGGTTGACCCCCACGCCTACAGCCCTACAGAAGCAGAAGCAATTCTGGCTGCTGCAGGCTACCAGAAGATTGGAGGCGAGTGGAAGGACACGGATGGCTCAAACCTGCCTACTCTGCGCTTCTTCGTGCCGCTTGAAGTTGTGGCGCCTACGTCCTACACTATCGGTAGGATGGTGGTTGAGGAAGCTCAGGGCATCGGCTTGAACAACATTGACCTTCAACCAACTGACTTCGCCACGTACGTTGACAAGACTTTCAACCTGTGGGACTATGAGATGTCGTGGGTTTGCCACGGTTTGGGCAGGTTCCCAACCCACTTGTTCTACCAGTTTAGTTCTGAAGAGAACTATCTGGGAAGCGGCAACCCTCACGGCATAGTCTACCCAGCCCTGGATGCTAAGTTGTCCACTTTGTTGAGGAGCTTGAACCACGCGGACAAAGTTATTGCCGTGCGTGAGGCTCAGGTTCTCTTGATGGGTGGATCAAGCAGCAGTCCAATGCCTCAAAATGTGCCGGCTACAGACCAAGCTTTGCCAACAGTTCCAATCTACTCTAGAAACTACTATGACATTCAACAGCCCTACTTGCGCGGCGCCGTCAACATGTTCGGCTATGGCATTGCCAACGGCTGGACAATGTTGAACATTGAGAAAACCGCTGATCCTAACGGTCACGGAGCCAAAACCCTTGTGTGGATTGAGGACGAGTTCCCGGAGAGGTTGAACCCAACCTGGGCGTCAACGGTCTACGCGTGGGATTTCATGGAGAATTCATTTGACGGCTTGATGGCAACCAACCCATTCACTCACCGAGATGAGCCTTGGCTTGCCTCGAATGTAAGCGGATGGTCGTACGCGACTGAGCCGGGCGGCATGGCAGTAACCTTTAACATTAGGCTGAATGACCTGCACGGTTCACCAGTCCAATGGGCTGACGGTGATCCAGTTCAAGTGAGCGACATCAAGTTCTCGTGGGACTTCCTCAAGAACAACACTATTCCAGCCTACTGGGGTGCTTTCAGGTTCTTCAAGAACGCCACTATCGTGGACGCGGACACTATTGTGGCTCACATGACCACGACGAGCCAGTGGCTGGTCTACGATTTGGCTGGCACTGCTTACCTACTGCCGCCTCAAGTGTGGACTGTGGATCCACGTGATGGCTTGCCATGGGTTAACACCGCTGAGATAACAAGCTTTGACCCGTCTGCGCTGGCGTATCCTGATCCGGATGGTGGTGGACCGCTTCGTGCGCTTCCAAACCACTTGTTCGGGACAGGCCCGTTCATACTGCAGCACTCAACCGCGTTCATGGCGACTAACGCTTACGGTGACCAGACTGCTAACCGCAACTACTGGTTAACTACGGCTGACATCGATGCCATTATTGAGGACATGTTCTGGAGATCAGGTGACACCGTTGACAACGACGAAGTTGACATCACCGACCTAGACTTGATCGCCACATGGTTTGGCCAAAACGTGCCCCCAGCGCCTGTAAACGCTGACATCACCCGAGCTGCAGGTGGACCACCAGACACACTAGTAGACATCGACGACCTCGCAACAACTGGCAAATACTTCGGTGAAACCGAATCAGTGCCGTAA
- a CDS encoding CARDB domain-containing protein: protein MSPIVWSSEKPLPTNTSYYDGSASVTQTSDGKIWVVWDKEVQSRWSIFYTTSSDYGATWALEQNLTAVPSQDFNKDPSIVQLSNGTIIVVWAAQKNPPLLPNDFEMSASPNALTIPRGSSGFSNITVHSLNGFSDLVSLSTRIGPPTPHITTGFSPPQVTPPPNGNAYSGLTINVGVQTPVGTYTVTVRGYNQALDVTRTTIVTVTVPSTLSSPSSMVSDFSPAAEPTQSPYELVYRTSSDNGTTWSAEKKLPLDDASGDNLAPSIMQAANGSIWLVWVSGRTGNSELYYKTSPDGISWSSDFRLTYNASVDGSPSIAQMQNGNIWVVWSTDRFGLNEELIYNVYNGTSWLGEQRLTSTVDYIDVYPAILQAWNGTIRVFWTIIGVPGDGTGDIYYVESNNNGTSWSSPIPFTTDTREDQWVAVAESVDTRMWVVWTSNRTGGFDLYYRTSLVHNLAVTVVDPSPLRVYQKENVTIDVTVRNWGDFGESFTLSCYANTTLVYSRPVTLASGAWTTVTFGWNTSGFERGNYYVTAVASVVLGEIYAGDNSLTHSTIRVKLLGDVDDSGLVNTRDMFNLGKAFGSVPGNPNWNEEADMNGDNAVNTVDLSELVGNFGATG, encoded by the coding sequence GTGTCGCCCATTGTTTGGTCAAGCGAGAAACCGCTCCCAACTAACACGTCGTACTATGATGGATCTGCTTCGGTTACCCAGACATCGGATGGAAAAATTTGGGTAGTCTGGGACAAGGAGGTGCAGTCGCGCTGGTCTATTTTCTATACGACGTCGTCTGATTACGGCGCGACTTGGGCGCTTGAGCAAAACCTCACCGCGGTTCCAAGTCAAGACTTTAACAAAGATCCGTCAATTGTTCAGCTGTCGAACGGAACAATAATAGTTGTGTGGGCAGCGCAGAAGAATCCGCCGCTTCTTCCCAATGATTTTGAAATGAGTGCATCGCCTAACGCGCTCACAATTCCTAGGGGAAGTTCAGGTTTTTCCAATATCACAGTCCATTCGCTGAACGGCTTCAGTGACTTGGTGAGTTTGTCAACGAGGATTGGACCACCCACTCCACATATTACTACGGGTTTTAGCCCTCCTCAAGTGACGCCTCCGCCGAACGGGAACGCTTATTCAGGTCTTACAATAAATGTTGGCGTGCAGACCCCTGTGGGCACGTACACTGTAACAGTGAGAGGCTACAACCAGGCGCTCGACGTAACTCGAACCACGATTGTCACTGTGACTGTTCCTTCCACCTTAAGTTCACCTTCTTCGATGGTTAGCGACTTCTCGCCTGCGGCTGAGCCTACACAGTCTCCTTATGAACTTGTCTACAGAACCTCGTCAGATAATGGAACCACCTGGTCAGCTGAAAAGAAGCTTCCGCTTGACGATGCTTCTGGGGATAATTTGGCGCCTTCCATAATGCAGGCTGCTAATGGCTCTATTTGGCTTGTCTGGGTTTCTGGTCGGACGGGTAATTCCGAATTATATTATAAGACTTCGCCGGATGGGATTTCTTGGTCTAGTGATTTTCGGCTCACGTATAATGCGAGTGTGGATGGCAGCCCATCCATTGCGCAAATGCAAAATGGCAACATATGGGTTGTTTGGTCTACGGACAGGTTTGGGTTAAACGAAGAGCTGATTTACAACGTTTACAATGGAACATCTTGGCTGGGTGAACAGCGGCTCACTAGCACCGTAGATTACATTGACGTGTATCCCGCGATTCTTCAGGCATGGAATGGAACGATACGCGTATTCTGGACTATAATTGGTGTTCCAGGCGATGGCACAGGCGACATTTACTATGTGGAGTCAAATAACAATGGAACTTCGTGGTCAAGTCCGATTCCATTTACAACCGACACTCGGGAGGACCAGTGGGTTGCTGTGGCTGAGTCTGTGGACACGCGTATGTGGGTTGTGTGGACTTCGAATCGAACTGGTGGCTTTGACCTTTATTACAGAACTTCGCTTGTGCACAACTTGGCTGTCACTGTAGTTGATCCTTCGCCGCTCAGAGTCTACCAGAAAGAAAATGTGACGATAGATGTGACTGTGCGGAATTGGGGTGACTTTGGTGAATCCTTCACTTTGTCCTGTTACGCTAATACTACCTTGGTATATTCTCGTCCAGTTACTTTAGCGTCTGGGGCTTGGACAACAGTGACTTTTGGATGGAATACGTCTGGTTTTGAGCGGGGCAACTACTATGTGACCGCAGTGGCAAGCGTGGTCCTAGGTGAGATTTATGCTGGAGATAATTCTCTGACGCATTCAACTATTCGTGTGAAGCTTTTAGGTGACGTAGATGACAGTGGGTTGGTCAACACGCGTGACATGTTTAATCTGGGAAAGGCTTTCGGATCTGTGCCTGGAAACCCTAATTGGAATGAAGAGGCAGACATGAACGGAGACAACGCAGTCAACACTGTTGATTTGTCGGAGTTAGTCGGCAACTTCGGCGCAACTGGCTAA
- a CDS encoding cohesin domain-containing protein, with amino-acid sequence MRGKSILWLALAALLLAMPAVNVRAQTTTVYIDPPLTTGLMPGDIFAVNLMVMGAVDLKSWQVELSFSKYMATLAVTDVIEGDFMMIGGDTFMAKYVDAFHGLLKVGVTILGQVGGVYGDGWLATIIFTVLEAGETPLDLHDTILLDSMGVEMAHDAVDAYYLGLTADMYNVPGSNQTREGGWKAGDTRKFKMIVQNTGYAPLYVRAKHSTVRGSDNKVFNLYSGQHMYTTVPRPTTYYNVSGYTPAGFSDWTTVGTSPFLAPWGPAAGAGADGSYVQASDYSQLTGIIDFQDISLNPGDVILSVTLEAFTKADSTAIDMDVYTYPDFAWLGSLWGSGSYGWKTQRWITGPISDSMPSLKTAAGFNSLKLVIHYWTETGATMGNAFMEAIRLRVAFTGIDPLTPGFYTIMPGEQKVLPAALWDLWAFDANTYTTTSTLEYRYNFPDPRFPMVWQTGQHTKTFTWWVRP; translated from the coding sequence GTGAGAGGAAAAAGCATTTTGTGGTTGGCTCTTGCTGCGTTGCTGTTGGCTATGCCTGCAGTTAACGTGCGGGCGCAGACCACAACTGTATATATAGATCCTCCATTGACCACTGGCCTAATGCCTGGCGACATCTTTGCGGTGAACCTGATGGTGATGGGTGCTGTTGATCTGAAGTCATGGCAGGTTGAGTTGTCCTTCTCGAAGTACATGGCCACGCTAGCTGTCACCGACGTCATTGAGGGCGACTTCATGATGATTGGTGGCGATACCTTCATGGCTAAGTACGTGGATGCGTTCCACGGCTTGCTGAAGGTTGGTGTCACTATCCTCGGACAAGTCGGCGGCGTCTACGGTGATGGATGGCTAGCTACAATAATCTTCACTGTGCTAGAAGCAGGCGAAACTCCATTAGACCTACATGACACTATACTGTTGGACTCCATGGGCGTTGAGATGGCGCACGATGCAGTTGACGCCTATTATCTTGGACTCACTGCGGATATGTACAACGTGCCTGGCAGCAACCAGACAAGAGAAGGTGGCTGGAAGGCAGGAGACACCCGCAAGTTCAAGATGATAGTCCAAAACACAGGCTATGCACCACTCTATGTGCGTGCAAAGCACTCAACTGTGCGCGGCTCAGACAACAAGGTGTTCAACCTGTACAGCGGCCAACACATGTACACAACAGTGCCTAGACCAACAACGTACTACAACGTGAGTGGCTACACACCCGCAGGCTTCTCTGATTGGACAACAGTCGGTACAAGTCCATTCCTAGCCCCATGGGGACCAGCGGCAGGTGCTGGCGCGGACGGTAGCTACGTTCAAGCGAGCGACTACAGCCAGTTGACAGGCATAATTGACTTCCAGGACATCAGCTTGAACCCAGGAGACGTCATCCTGAGTGTAACGCTTGAAGCGTTCACAAAGGCAGACAGCACTGCAATTGATATGGACGTCTACACGTATCCAGACTTTGCTTGGCTAGGTTCCTTGTGGGGTTCTGGAAGCTACGGCTGGAAGACTCAGAGATGGATAACAGGTCCAATTTCCGACTCTATGCCGTCGCTCAAGACCGCCGCAGGATTCAATAGCCTGAAGCTAGTGATTCACTACTGGACAGAAACTGGCGCTACGATGGGCAACGCTTTCATGGAAGCGATCAGATTGAGAGTGGCTTTCACTGGAATTGATCCGTTGACTCCAGGCTTCTACACTATCATGCCAGGCGAACAGAAAGTCCTGCCAGCAGCGTTATGGGATCTATGGGCATTCGACGCAAACACCTACACAACAACTTCAACCCTTGAGTATCGATACAACTTCCCAGACCCACGATTCCCAATGGTTTGGCAAACTGGTCAGCATACCAAAACGTTCACTTGGTGGGTCCGACCGTAA
- a CDS encoding PKD domain-containing protein — MPKPKHVLLLLSLFVLSLSALSLVPSSVEQVKPLVYVDPTPIDFEPGESFNINITIKSAVNVFAWEFKLLWNASVLNYTGAVEGDFLKGFQNASTYWVNPVLTQNVSDKYRVLLGVTRLGADIPGVSGSGKLAMISFDVLTKGETTLDLVETKLRDSVPNPIDHDSRDGLFSNTAGFPRPDFSFTPAKANINETITFDASNSTDVDQGVDHYIVLYSWNFSDGTPVVEEAGAITYHAYSEGGTYDVTLTVMDNDRWNRSITKAVKVRFTYDVKVAEVKAAVESATIGDKVAITVKVSNEGSGDLTSVSVTAYYSVGLQLGTALGPAQTTSLVVDQTKTLSFEWDTSGVAKGSYRINAAVAPVAGEPEQAQEDNTSRGGTVTLVEVQETPWLLYGGIIAGVAVVAVVGFLFMRRRGGGGKQTPIR, encoded by the coding sequence ATGCCGAAGCCTAAACATGTGTTGCTTTTGTTGAGTTTGTTTGTTTTGAGTCTTTCAGCTTTGAGTTTGGTCCCTTCGTCTGTGGAGCAGGTGAAGCCGCTTGTTTATGTTGATCCGACTCCTATTGATTTTGAGCCTGGCGAAAGTTTCAATATAAATATCACAATCAAGTCTGCTGTGAACGTGTTTGCTTGGGAGTTCAAGTTGTTGTGGAATGCGTCAGTTCTTAATTACACTGGAGCTGTTGAAGGCGACTTTCTTAAGGGTTTTCAAAACGCGTCCACTTATTGGGTTAACCCGGTGCTGACTCAAAACGTCAGTGACAAATATCGTGTTCTTCTTGGGGTTACTCGTTTAGGCGCTGATATTCCTGGGGTTAGCGGAAGTGGTAAGCTTGCTATGATAAGTTTTGATGTTTTGACCAAGGGCGAAACAACCTTAGATTTGGTGGAAACCAAATTGAGAGACAGCGTTCCAAATCCAATTGATCACGATTCGCGGGATGGTTTGTTCTCGAATACAGCTGGTTTTCCGCGACCTGATTTTTCGTTCACTCCTGCTAAAGCGAATATTAATGAGACCATTACGTTTGATGCCAGCAATTCGACTGATGTTGATCAGGGCGTAGATCATTACATTGTTCTTTATTCTTGGAATTTCAGCGATGGCACTCCCGTCGTGGAGGAGGCTGGCGCCATTACTTATCATGCTTATTCTGAGGGTGGCACTTATGACGTGACTTTGACTGTTATGGACAATGATCGCTGGAACAGGTCGATTACTAAGGCGGTGAAGGTTCGGTTCACGTACGATGTCAAGGTCGCCGAGGTTAAAGCTGCGGTTGAGTCTGCTACAATTGGCGACAAAGTGGCTATTACGGTGAAGGTTAGCAATGAGGGTTCAGGCGATTTGACGAGTGTGAGTGTCACGGCTTATTATAGTGTAGGGTTGCAGTTGGGTACTGCTTTGGGTCCAGCGCAGACTACGTCGTTAGTTGTTGATCAGACTAAGACTTTGTCTTTCGAGTGGGACACTTCAGGTGTGGCTAAGGGCAGCTACCGAATTAACGCGGCGGTTGCTCCTGTTGCAGGTGAGCCTGAACAAGCTCAGGAGGATAATACGAGCCGGGGTGGCACGGTTACGTTGGTTGAGGTTCAGGAGACTCCTTGGCTCTTGTACGGTGGCATTATCGCCGGAGTTGCCGTGGTGGCTGTTGTCGGTTTCCTGTTTATGAGGCGCCGAGGCGGCGGTGGCAAGCAAACTCCAATTCGCTAG